One Deltaproteobacteria bacterium GWA2_45_12 genomic window carries:
- a CDS encoding molecular chaperone DnaK — translation MAKKAKVIGIDLGTTNSCVAVMEGSEPKIIPNQEGARTTPSVVAFTKDGEVLVGQVAKRQAITNPENTVYSIKRFMGRKFEEVPGEITLVPYKVLKRDNGDVSVDISGKSYSPPEISAKILQKLKSAAEDYLGEKVNDAVITVPAYFNDAQRQATKDAGKIAGLNVLRIVNEPTAASLAYGLDKKKDELIAVYDFGGGTFDISILEVGENVVEVVATNGDTHLGGDNIDQKIIDYLIAEFKKDQGLDVSKDKMVLQRLKEAAEKAKIELSSALETEINLPFLTADASGPKHLNIKLTRAKLESLCEELILKSFEPVKKCLADSNKKASDIVEIVMVGGQTRMPRIRDEVKKFFGKEPHMGVNPDEVVAAGAAVQGGVLTGEVKDLLLLDVTPLSLGIETLGGVMTKLIERNTTIPTRKSQTFSTAADNQTSVEIHVLQGEREMARDNRTLGRFHLDGILPAPRGMPQVEVTFDIDANGIAHVSAKDKATGKEQKITITASSGLSEQEIDKMVKEGKEHEADDKKKREEIETKNRADGLVFEVEKNLKEHKDKLAAADVKTIEDALEKVKKAISDNDTDKIKSSMEELQQASFKIGEAMYKTTNAQGAAPGAEGSGEPKKEEPKKDDNVVDAEFEESK, via the coding sequence ATGGCTAAGAAAGCAAAAGTAATCGGAATTGACCTTGGAACCACTAACTCATGCGTCGCAGTGATGGAAGGCAGTGAGCCAAAAATCATTCCCAATCAGGAAGGGGCCCGTACAACACCCTCTGTTGTGGCCTTTACCAAAGATGGGGAAGTTTTGGTGGGTCAGGTAGCCAAACGCCAAGCGATTACAAATCCTGAAAATACTGTTTATTCCATCAAACGATTTATGGGACGAAAATTTGAGGAAGTCCCCGGAGAAATTACCCTTGTTCCTTACAAAGTACTCAAACGTGACAATGGAGATGTCTCGGTCGATATTAGTGGCAAAAGCTATTCTCCTCCTGAAATTTCCGCAAAAATTCTACAAAAACTGAAAAGTGCCGCCGAAGATTATCTGGGCGAAAAGGTCAATGACGCCGTCATTACAGTGCCCGCTTATTTTAACGATGCCCAACGCCAGGCCACCAAAGATGCAGGAAAAATCGCCGGCCTGAATGTTTTGCGCATTGTCAACGAACCAACCGCGGCTTCCCTTGCTTATGGGTTGGACAAGAAAAAAGACGAACTGATCGCTGTCTATGACTTTGGAGGCGGTACCTTTGATATTTCCATTCTTGAAGTAGGGGAAAACGTCGTTGAAGTGGTCGCTACCAATGGGGACACTCATTTGGGCGGGGATAATATCGACCAAAAAATCATTGATTATCTTATTGCTGAATTCAAGAAGGACCAGGGCCTGGACGTTTCCAAAGACAAAATGGTGCTTCAACGTTTGAAAGAGGCGGCTGAAAAAGCAAAAATTGAGCTTTCAAGTGCCTTGGAAACTGAAATCAATCTGCCCTTTCTTACTGCCGATGCCAGTGGGCCTAAACATTTAAACATCAAGCTTACCCGCGCCAAACTTGAATCGCTGTGCGAAGAGCTCATCTTAAAATCATTCGAACCTGTAAAAAAATGTCTGGCCGATTCCAACAAAAAAGCTTCGGATATTGTTGAAATTGTCATGGTGGGCGGGCAAACACGCATGCCGCGCATTCGCGACGAAGTGAAAAAATTCTTCGGCAAGGAACCTCACATGGGGGTTAACCCCGATGAAGTGGTCGCTGCCGGGGCCGCCGTTCAAGGAGGTGTGCTTACCGGTGAAGTGAAAGATCTGCTTCTTTTGGATGTCACCCCCCTCTCGCTGGGTATTGAAACACTGGGAGGCGTCATGACAAAACTCATCGAACGGAATACGACCATTCCCACACGCAAGTCACAAACATTTTCAACAGCGGCAGACAATCAAACCAGTGTCGAGATTCATGTGTTGCAAGGGGAGCGTGAAATGGCCCGCGATAATCGTACTCTTGGGCGCTTTCATTTGGATGGTATTCTTCCGGCCCCTCGTGGCATGCCCCAGGTAGAAGTCACTTTTGATATTGATGCCAACGGCATTGCCCATGTTTCCGCAAAGGACAAAGCCACGGGTAAGGAACAAAAAATCACCATCACGGCTTCTTCCGGTTTGTCGGAACAGGAAATTGACAAGATGGTCAAGGAAGGCAAGGAACACGAAGCGGACGACAAAAAGAAACGTGAAGAAATTGAAACCAAAAACCGTGCCGACGGGCTTGTGTTTGAAGTTGAAAAAAACTTGAAAGAACACAAGGACAAGCTGGCAGCCGCCGATGTCAAAACCATTGAAGACGCTTTGGAAAAAGTAAAAAAAGCCATCAGCGATAACGATACGGACAAAATCAAGAGCAGCATGGAAGAACTGCAACAGGCCTCCTTTAAAATTGGGGAAGCCATGTACAAAACAACCAATGCCCAAGGAGCCGCTCCCGGTGCTGAAGGGTCCGGTGAGCCTAAAAAAGAAGAACCCAAAAAAGACGACAATGTCGTCGATGCCGAGTTTGAAGAAAGTAAATAA
- a CDS encoding GTP-binding protein TypA: protein MKQINDKIRNIAIIAHVDHGKTTLVDHLFRQGGLYRDNQAVSDRVMDNLDLERERGITIAAKNCSVSYNGIKINIVDTPGHADFGGEVERALMMVDGVILLVDSAEGPLPQTRFVLQKALKLKLKTMVVVNKIDRKDSRPKEVLDEIYQLYIDLGATDEQIDFPFFYAIGRDGIAKKALDGTETDLKVLFEAIINKLPPPSYDDTEPFQMLVCNLGYSDYLGRLAIGKVFHGKAKKNDALLCVDANNKIKPLKVSKLQLYQGIQFQEVDRVEAGDIVILSGIDEVKIGDTICTVEAPKALPRILVDEPTVAMRFMPNTSPFSGKEGKYVQSARIWDRLKKEILYNVAIQIEMDANGETMIVKGRGELQLAVIIETMRREGFELCVGKPQILFKEINGQKCEPIENLVIDCGDSFTGIVIEKLALRKGVMKNMQPFGEGRVRLEFSIPSRGLIGYRGEFLTDTKGTGLMNAYLEGYEPHRGDIVHRISGSLISDRMGEAIPYGLFHLEDRGRFFITPGTAVYEGMIVGEHNRDNDLEINVTRTKKLTNMRAAGKDENVILTPVLPPTLEQAIEFIKDDEWVEVTPLNVRLRKAILNSSERKIASKKIDSL from the coding sequence ATGAAACAGATAAACGACAAAATTAGAAACATCGCCATTATTGCCCACGTTGACCATGGGAAAACGACTCTGGTGGATCATCTTTTCCGTCAGGGAGGGCTTTATCGTGACAACCAAGCCGTTTCGGACCGTGTGATGGATAACCTTGATTTGGAACGCGAGCGGGGTATTACGATTGCCGCTAAAAATTGTTCGGTCAGTTACAATGGAATCAAGATAAATATTGTGGATACCCCGGGGCATGCTGACTTTGGAGGTGAGGTTGAACGCGCCCTGATGATGGTCGATGGAGTCATTTTACTTGTCGATTCTGCCGAAGGTCCGCTTCCCCAAACCCGTTTTGTTCTTCAAAAAGCATTGAAGCTTAAATTAAAAACCATGGTTGTGGTCAATAAAATTGACCGCAAGGATTCACGCCCCAAGGAAGTTTTGGATGAAATTTATCAACTCTATATTGATTTGGGTGCCACCGATGAACAAATCGATTTTCCTTTTTTCTATGCCATTGGTCGCGACGGCATTGCCAAAAAAGCATTGGATGGAACCGAGACCGATCTGAAAGTTTTATTTGAAGCCATTATCAATAAATTACCCCCTCCCAGTTATGACGATACAGAACCGTTTCAAATGTTGGTGTGTAATCTGGGATATTCAGACTATCTGGGGCGTTTGGCCATTGGCAAGGTTTTCCACGGCAAGGCCAAAAAGAACGACGCCCTTTTGTGTGTGGATGCAAACAATAAAATCAAACCACTTAAAGTTTCAAAACTTCAGCTTTACCAGGGAATTCAATTTCAGGAAGTTGATAGGGTGGAAGCCGGCGACATTGTTATTTTGTCGGGTATTGATGAAGTGAAAATCGGGGACACCATTTGTACCGTAGAGGCTCCCAAGGCATTGCCCCGTATTTTGGTGGATGAGCCCACCGTGGCCATGCGTTTTATGCCGAACACTTCACCCTTTTCCGGAAAAGAGGGCAAGTATGTCCAGTCGGCGCGTATTTGGGACCGCTTGAAAAAAGAAATTCTCTACAATGTGGCCATTCAGATTGAAATGGATGCAAACGGCGAAACCATGATCGTCAAGGGTCGGGGCGAACTTCAATTGGCCGTGATTATTGAAACCATGCGCCGTGAAGGTTTTGAATTGTGCGTGGGGAAACCCCAGATCTTGTTCAAGGAAATCAATGGACAAAAATGCGAACCTATTGAAAATCTGGTCATCGATTGCGGCGATAGTTTTACGGGCATTGTCATTGAAAAGCTTGCTTTGCGCAAAGGGGTCATGAAAAATATGCAGCCTTTTGGGGAAGGGCGTGTGCGTCTTGAATTTTCAATCCCGTCGCGAGGGCTTATAGGCTATCGCGGCGAATTTTTAACGGACACCAAAGGCACCGGCCTCATGAATGCTTATCTGGAAGGATATGAACCCCATCGTGGAGACATTGTTCACCGTATCAGTGGTTCGCTTATTTCAGACAGGATGGGGGAAGCCATTCCCTATGGGCTTTTTCATTTGGAAGATCGCGGACGTTTTTTTATTACACCGGGGACGGCCGTTTATGAAGGCATGATTGTGGGTGAACATAATCGCGATAATGACCTGGAAATTAACGTCACTCGCACCAAAAAACTGACCAACATGCGTGCCGCCGGTAAGGACGAAAACGTTATTTTAACCCCCGTTCTTCCGCCCACGCTGGAACAGGCCATCGAGTTTATCAAGGATGATGAGTGGGTTGAGGTAACTCCCCTTAATGTACGTTTGCGTAAAGCCATTCTTAATAGTTCGGAACGAAAGATTGCTTCAAAGAAGATTGATTCATTGTAG
- a CDS encoding molecular chaperone DnaJ codes for MKRDYYEVLQVSKTTTEADIKKAYRKLAFQYHPDKNSGDKKAEELFKEASEAYEVLSDANKRKLYDQFGHRGLQGSGFHGFSGVDEVFDSFGDIFEDFFGFSGGRGRSRTRARQGSDLSYELEIDFMEACKGVKKIIQVHKSIPCPECEGSGAKKGSQPHICPQCQGHGQVRHNQGFFTISTTCPACHGVGHKIKEFCDECRGQGAVRTSKKIDVSIPAGVENGIRLMIHGEGEAGLHGGPAGDLYVHLLVKEHENFKREGEHIVTELAVNMALAALGGKIKVPTIDGEEEISIPEGIQNGETIVLKGRGVPHLRSKHHGDQIIVVHVETPRNLSKDQKELLQRLEESFDKNAPIHHNNKRSSKKKSFFG; via the coding sequence ATGAAACGCGATTACTACGAAGTCTTGCAGGTAAGTAAAACGACCACCGAAGCCGACATCAAAAAGGCCTACCGTAAACTGGCTTTTCAATATCATCCCGACAAAAATTCTGGCGACAAAAAAGCTGAAGAACTTTTCAAGGAAGCCTCCGAAGCTTATGAAGTGCTTTCCGATGCGAACAAAAGGAAGCTCTACGACCAGTTTGGGCACCGTGGGCTCCAAGGAAGCGGTTTTCATGGCTTCTCGGGTGTTGATGAGGTTTTTGATTCCTTTGGTGATATTTTTGAGGATTTTTTTGGTTTTTCAGGAGGGCGCGGTCGTTCGCGCACCCGGGCCAGGCAAGGTTCAGATTTAAGTTATGAGCTCGAAATCGATTTCATGGAAGCCTGTAAAGGGGTTAAAAAAATCATTCAAGTTCATAAAAGTATCCCTTGTCCCGAATGTGAAGGATCAGGGGCTAAAAAGGGGAGTCAGCCCCATATCTGCCCCCAATGCCAGGGGCATGGTCAGGTCCGGCATAATCAGGGCTTTTTCACTATTAGTACAACATGCCCGGCTTGTCATGGGGTTGGTCACAAAATAAAGGAATTTTGTGATGAATGCCGGGGGCAGGGGGCCGTACGTACTTCCAAAAAAATTGATGTTTCCATTCCTGCAGGTGTTGAAAACGGGATTCGTTTGATGATTCATGGCGAGGGGGAAGCCGGCCTGCATGGGGGCCCGGCGGGGGATTTGTATGTTCATCTTTTAGTGAAAGAACATGAGAATTTTAAAAGGGAAGGGGAACATATTGTTACAGAGCTGGCCGTGAATATGGCTTTGGCGGCTTTAGGGGGAAAAATAAAGGTTCCTACCATCGATGGAGAAGAGGAAATTTCCATTCCCGAAGGAATTCAAAATGGGGAAACCATTGTTCTTAAAGGCAGGGGTGTCCCGCATCTTCGTTCCAAACATCACGGAGACCAAATTATTGTTGTACACGTTGAAACTCCAAGAAATTTAAGCAAGGATCAAAAAGAATTACTTCAACGCTTGGAAGAAAGTTTTGATAAAAATGCCCCTATTCATCACAACAATAAAAGAAGTTCCAAAAAGAAGAGTTTTTTTGGATAA